The Cloacibacterium sp. TD35 region CTTTTTCTGTAATAAGTTCTGTGGCGAATTTAGGGTCTTCTATTCCCATTTTGCAAAGTTCACATTGGTCTTTCCCGAAGTTTATTTTTTCTGGGCCTTTCGGTGAACAGGAAAAAACTACGCCTAAAAAGATGATTCCTAGAATGTTAAATAATGTTTTCATTTTATATTACTTTTTTGGAAGATTTTATTTCTAAATAAGATAAAACAACAAGGATAATTCCTACACCAAACATAATCCAGCCACCAATATCAGGATAAGAATACGCACCGAAATTCAGAAGTTGTTTAAAACCTAAAAGCGGTGGTTGGTAACTCATGCCCGGAACTACAATCGCTGCATTTGGATTAAGATTATGACCATAATCGTACTCCCAAAGATAGAAGTCTACCATGAAAGCTACTCCAAATATAAGAAATAAAGCGGCAAAGAAATAAAGCCATTTCTTATTATTAATAAATACGGTGAGAAATGCCAACGCTGCAAAGAATCCTAACGCATAAGGTAAAATTTTAAATTCCCAAAAATCTTCCTGATGAATTTCTTTCATCCCGATGTAATGGTTTAGACCATTGATAATTTCGTAGTCTCCTGTGATTTTATGAGCATGAAGAAACATACCTAATCCTTCTGGATATTGTGGAGCTTCTAGATAAATAGCCCATATGGGAACGAAGATGCTAATGATTAATCCAATTCCGCTAGTGATAAGCAAAATTTTAGAGAGTTTGGATAATGAATTGTTTTTCATTGTTTTTATATTGAAATAAGAAGTTCTTATAGAGTGTAACTTATGTTACAGAAGTAAAAAAGGGCAGTAGAAACCGCCCTTTTAGAAATTTATTTTGTCACTGCTGTTTTCACAGGGCTTTTAGCGTTATCCGCTTTATTATTTAGGCTGTAAGTAAGAGGAACATTGCTTCCTGCTGGAGAAACTCTTACATATCCTTGCATTTCTTGGTGCAATGCAGAACAGAAGTCTGTACAATACATTGGCCACATTCCTGGTTTTTTAGGAACCCATTTCAGTGTACAAGTTTCACCTGGCATAATGAGCAATTCTGCATTTTGATTACCTTTGATGGCGAATCCGTGTGGTACATCCCAGTCTTGTTCTAAGTTGGTCACGTGGAAGTAAACTTCGTCACCTACTTTTATTCCTTCTATATTATCTGGAGCAAAGTGCGAACGGATAGAAGTCATATAAACGTGTACCTTATTGCCTTGTCTTACCACTTTAGATTCTGCTTCACCTTTGGTTGCATAAGGGTGTTTATTGTCTGCAATATTGTAGAACTTCACCTGATTGTCTTTAATAAGAGAAGCTGGAACAGCCTGTGCATAGTGTGGCTCACCAAAAGTAGGGAAGTCTAATAAGAGTTTCATCTTATCTCCACTAATGTCATACAACTGTGCAGATTGGGTTAATTCTGGACCTGTAGGTAAGAATCTGTCTTTTGTAATTTTATTATAAGCAACTAGATATTTACCATATGGTTTTTTAGTATCACCACCTACTACCATTAAGTGACCTACAGAGTAGAAAGTTGGTTGTCTGTCAAGAACTTTTAATGTTTTGATATCCCATTTTACTACTTCAGAAGAAACGAAGAATGAAGTATAAGCATTTCCTTTTCCGTCAAATTCTGTGTGTAATGGACCTAAACCTGGTTTTTGAACTTCACCATAAAGAGTAGATTCATATTTTAAGATAGGAATACCATCATATTCACCTGCAAATTCTTTGTTTTCAATCGCTTTAAGCATTTTGGTAAAGCTGTGTACAGGAATAAGAGCTGCCAATTTACCAGAACCTACAATGTATTCGCCAGTTGGGTCTACGTCACAACCGTGAGGTGATTTAGGAGTTGGCATGAAATAGCAAATATCTTTTAATTCTTTAGCAGAAAGTACAGTCACTTCTTGCTCCATTTTAGAGGTAGCAGTTTGAGTAGATTCATCAAATTTATTGTGAGCATACTGAGTTTTTACTTTTCTACCTTTACCAGCTTTTAGATATTCTTCAGCTTTTTTCCAGTTTACCGCCATGATAAAGTCTTTATCATTTTGAGAAGCGTTAACCTCTAATAAAGTATTCGCTTGTTCTGAATTATAACAAGAGAAGAAGAACCAACCGTGAGATTTTCCTTTACCAGCGTGAGAAAGGTCAAAGTTTACACCTGGAGCTTCAATCTGGAATGATAAATTCATATCACCAGTTTCTTTATTAACTCCGATAAAAGAAATCACTCCTTTGAAGTTTTCTTTGAAAGAATTAATAGGAACGTCTCCGTTCATATCATCTGTAGGAACAGCAAAACGAGTACCTGCCACTACATATTCTGTATTTTCGGTAATAAATGGAGAAGAGTGGTTACCAGCAGAGTTCGGTAATTCTATAATTTCCTCAGTTCTGAAGGTTTTAAGGTTTACTCTTGCCACACGTGGAGTGTTATTAGCATTCGCAAAAATCCATCTTCCGTCTTGTTCACCATTTGTTTGAGATAATTCTAAGTGATGCTGGTCATCCCAAGGAATAAAACCGTGCGAGGTTTCTAACATAGGCTTAGTTTCTTCACTGTAACCATACCCATTTTCTGGATTTACAGAGAAAATAGGAACTACCTTAAGTAATCTTCCGCTCGGTAAACCATAAACGTTCATTTGTCCGTTAAAACCACCACTTACAAAATTGTATACCTCATCATATTTTCCAGGAGCTACATATACTTTTTCTGCGGCGTCACCACTTACAGCGGTTTCTGTACCTTTAGGTTTACAACTGCCCAAAAATGCTAAAGAAGCAAAGGCCGAAATCCCAAATAACTGAATAATTTTCATATATTTATTTTTATTGTCTATCTAAATTACTTTGCACCATCGATTTCTCTCATGTACTCTAGCACTTGTCTTGCTTCAGTATCATTAAGACCTTGGTTTGGCATTCTTACTAAACAAATCTCTAGTTGTTTTTGTAATTCTGGGTCTACATTAATCATAGGATCTGGATTACTGATGAAGTTCAAAATCCAATGTGGAGTTTGTCTTGTAGTCACTCCTTTCCAACCTGGCCCCACCAATTTTTCTTCTGTAGGTTTATGACAAGAAGCACATTTTACCTCTGCCACTTTCTTGCCTTCAGCAGCCATAGCAGCGTCAAATTTGCTCACATCTACGTTGCTTTCGTCATATTTACCTAAACCTCTTTTCGGATCATATTGTCCTGATTCAGAAGATGCGCTAGTTTCTGTAGTAGCAGCAGATGTTTCTGTAGATGAGGTAGATGCAGAAGCGTCTGCAGGCTTGTCATTACCACAAGAAACCATCGCGAAAGCCATCATAGGAAGAACTAGAAATTTCAAATTTTTCATATATTTTTATTTTTAATATTAATTTGATAACAAATTTAACGTTGTTTAATAGTTGGGATTTATGACTTGAGTCATAAAATAAACATGACATTTATTAGCAAATTTGCACCTGTAAAACGAAAGAGCATTTTTGTGATTATTTTTTAAAATAATGACTGCTCATATAGTGGACTCATTTCTTTCAAAAAAAATAGTATTGAATCAATATGAAAAATAACTGGATAATCTTAGCAATATTCGCTTTGGTAATTTCTTGTAACAAAGAATCTGCTTCTGTTACAGAAAACACCCCGATGATAAGTGACAAAAATTCTAAAGAAGTTTCTTTAAAACAAGAGGCAAAAACATTGACCAATGATAAAGGAGAAACCATAGTGGTAACGTATTTTGCAGAAGGGGTAGACTTGGCAATGACGCTTAAGAAAAATGATGAAGAAGAACATAAATTGGTGGCAAAAGGAACAAATCCAAAAGGAGAACCTATTTTTACAGATGGTTTTTATGCTTGGGAACTGTCTGATGATGGAAATTCGGGAAGACTGACAGACAAGCAAGGAAATGTTAGTGTTTTCAAATAAATAGCTTTATTACGTTGTTTAAAAAATCCTCAAATTGATTTCAATTTGAGGATTTTGGTTTTATAATAATTTTCTTAGGTTTTCTGCAGCTTTTAAAATGGTTTCTGGCTTTTTACTGAAGCAGAATCTGATTAATCCTGTGTTTCTTTGGTCTTGATAAAACGAACAAAGAGGTATTGTGGCAACTTGGTGCTCTTTCGTGAGCCAAATGCAGAATTCTTTATCAGATAAATCAGAAATTTTCTCATAACTGGCAATCTGGAAGTAGCTTCCTTCTGATTTTTCCTTAAATGTAAAAGGCAAATCTTTAAATTGTGCTAAAAAGAAATCTCTTTTTTCCTGTAAATACTGTTGATTTTCTTCAGGATTAAAAACCTCTAAATATTTGGCCAAAGCATATTGAGCAGGAGTATTCACACTGAAACTGATGTACTGATGCACTTTTCTAAAAGCTTTGGTCAATTCTTCACAAGCCAAAACATACCCAACTTTCCAGCCGGTGAGATGAAACATTTTCCCAAAAGAAAAAATCGCAAAACTTCTGTTTCTGATTTTCGCATGATGAAAAACACTGTGAAATTCAGCATTGTCAAAGGTAATTAAATCATACACTTCATCAGAAATAACGATGATTTCGGTGTCTTTGATGATTTGATAGAGATGTTCAAAGTCTTCTTTTCTCCAGATTTTTCCCGTAGGATTGTGCGGGGAATTGATGAGGATAGCTTTTGTTTTTTCAGTAATAGCTGCTTTTATTTTCTCAAAATCGGGTAAAAAATCTTCATTCAAAGA contains the following coding sequences:
- the nosZ gene encoding Sec-dependent nitrous-oxide reductase, which encodes MKIIQLFGISAFASLAFLGSCKPKGTETAVSGDAAEKVYVAPGKYDEVYNFVSGGFNGQMNVYGLPSGRLLKVVPIFSVNPENGYGYSEETKPMLETSHGFIPWDDQHHLELSQTNGEQDGRWIFANANNTPRVARVNLKTFRTEEIIELPNSAGNHSSPFITENTEYVVAGTRFAVPTDDMNGDVPINSFKENFKGVISFIGVNKETGDMNLSFQIEAPGVNFDLSHAGKGKSHGWFFFSCYNSEQANTLLEVNASQNDKDFIMAVNWKKAEEYLKAGKGRKVKTQYAHNKFDESTQTATSKMEQEVTVLSAKELKDICYFMPTPKSPHGCDVDPTGEYIVGSGKLAALIPVHSFTKMLKAIENKEFAGEYDGIPILKYESTLYGEVQKPGLGPLHTEFDGKGNAYTSFFVSSEVVKWDIKTLKVLDRQPTFYSVGHLMVVGGDTKKPYGKYLVAYNKITKDRFLPTGPELTQSAQLYDISGDKMKLLLDFPTFGEPHYAQAVPASLIKDNQVKFYNIADNKHPYATKGEAESKVVRQGNKVHVYMTSIRSHFAPDNIEGIKVGDEVYFHVTNLEQDWDVPHGFAIKGNQNAELLIMPGETCTLKWVPKKPGMWPMYCTDFCSALHQEMQGYVRVSPAGSNVPLTYSLNNKADNAKSPVKTAVTK
- a CDS encoding c-type cytochrome — encoded protein: MKNLKFLVLPMMAFAMVSCGNDKPADASASTSSTETSAATTETSASSESGQYDPKRGLGKYDESNVDVSKFDAAMAAEGKKVAEVKCASCHKPTEEKLVGPGWKGVTTRQTPHWILNFISNPDPMINVDPELQKQLEICLVRMPNQGLNDTEARQVLEYMREIDGAK
- a CDS encoding methionine aminotransferase, with translation MKLPKKHNGAEITIFSEMTALANQFGAVNLSQGFPDDDIDEALKTFLAEGTNKNFNQYAPSFGFPALIENLITFNHARKTLIDFNTSEITITPGASYGIYTALSAILEIGDEVIVLEPAYDSYIPSIEMNGAKPVLVSLNEDFLPDFEKIKAAITEKTKAILINSPHNPTGKIWRKEDFEHLYQIIKDTEIIVISDEVYDLITFDNAEFHSVFHHAKIRNRSFAIFSFGKMFHLTGWKVGYVLACEELTKAFRKVHQYISFSVNTPAQYALAKYLEVFNPEENQQYLQEKRDFFLAQFKDLPFTFKEKSEGSYFQIASYEKISDLSDKEFCIWLTKEHQVATIPLCSFYQDQRNTGLIRFCFSKKPETILKAAENLRKLL